A single region of the bacterium genome encodes:
- a CDS encoding polysaccharide biosynthesis protein — protein sequence MECEYFQLLVERNPCVGVANNVNGTRAALGAAIACGLERLMLISTDKAVRPTNVMGASIRVCELMV from the coding sequence ATGGAATGCGAGTACTTCCAGCTGCTGGTGGAGCGCAACCCCTGCGTCGGCGTGGCCAATAACGTCAATGGTACGCGGGCTGCCCTTGGAGCTGCCATCGCCTGCGGCCTGGAGCGCTTAATGCTGATTTCCACCGACAAGGCGGTGCGTCCCACCAATGTCATGGGTGCCAGCATACGGGTCTGTGAATTGATGGTGCA
- a CDS encoding penicillin-binding protein 2, translating into MNQFHPAHDSDGTARRRLRIVFILMGVALIVISGRLVQLQLVRGADLALQARGQQVIRVPLVGLRGTIYDRNGIPMALDRESPTAFVAPNEIKPEEKDRVAEGLVKILGLPLEDTRRLLDRNSYFEWLSRHLDAETADILRRASLPGVYVRLEPSRLYPLGRTAAHVLGFVGVDHQGLEGMELAYEDRLSGEPGWTLKVRDALGRPLYPLDEPSEASYAPGKTQQPPQRGDDLRLTIDSRFQHIVDRELAYAVERSNGRGGMAVMLNPDTGEVLALSNYPFFDPNRFGEYPTWVRRNRIVTDVYEPGSTFKVFTLAAALEEGLVTPQTVFDTPPETYVTGRRIRDSLPHDPRLTAAQIIERSSNVGILQIGLKVGREKLHDYLEKFGFGALTGLDMPGEVRGILRPASDWYPLDTACASFGQGIAVTPIQLVRAYAVIANGGWLVQPSIVSDDDSRKPHPRRVISPETAAALREILVGSVERGLGKDALGSGYTVGGKTGTAQKIGEMGYLAGKRYIASFIGFAPAQDPALVLLIIVDEPRPIYGGGPVCGDVGNPLNLLGLNARRTAAALAARGAPVEMRGSGRVVSVSNGVDALSVRLAGSR; encoded by the coding sequence ATGAATCAATTCCACCCAGCCCATGACAGCGATGGAACCGCGCGCAGGCGGCTCCGCATCGTATTCATTCTGATGGGTGTGGCGCTGATCGTCATCAGCGGTCGCCTGGTTCAGCTTCAGCTCGTCCGCGGCGCCGATCTCGCCCTCCAGGCCCGCGGCCAGCAGGTGATCCGGGTTCCCCTGGTGGGGCTCCGGGGAACCATCTACGACCGGAACGGCATCCCGATGGCCCTGGACCGCGAATCGCCCACCGCCTTCGTCGCACCCAACGAAATCAAGCCCGAGGAGAAGGATCGCGTGGCCGAGGGATTGGTGAAAATACTGGGGCTTCCCCTGGAGGACACGCGCCGGTTGCTCGATCGGAACTCCTATTTTGAATGGCTCTCCCGGCACCTCGACGCCGAAACCGCCGACATCCTGCGCCGGGCGTCACTCCCCGGGGTGTACGTGAGACTGGAGCCCTCCCGCCTCTACCCGCTCGGGCGCACCGCGGCTCACGTACTGGGCTTCGTTGGGGTAGACCATCAGGGGCTGGAGGGGATGGAACTCGCCTACGAAGATCGCCTCTCGGGGGAACCGGGGTGGACGCTCAAGGTCCGGGACGCCCTCGGACGCCCGCTGTACCCCCTGGACGAACCGAGCGAAGCGAGCTATGCCCCTGGCAAAACCCAGCAGCCGCCGCAGCGCGGCGACGACCTGCGCCTGACCATAGACTCCCGATTCCAGCACATCGTGGACCGCGAGCTGGCCTACGCCGTGGAACGGTCGAACGGTCGGGGAGGCATGGCCGTGATGCTGAACCCCGACACCGGCGAGGTGCTGGCCCTCTCCAACTACCCGTTCTTCGACCCGAACCGCTTCGGCGAGTACCCGACCTGGGTCCGGCGCAACCGCATCGTGACCGACGTGTACGAACCGGGCAGCACATTCAAGGTCTTCACCCTGGCCGCCGCGCTCGAGGAGGGGCTCGTCACGCCCCAGACCGTCTTCGACACCCCCCCGGAAACCTACGTGACCGGTCGGCGGATCAGGGACAGTCTGCCCCACGACCCCCGCCTGACCGCGGCCCAGATCATCGAGCGCTCCTCCAACGTGGGCATCCTTCAGATCGGCCTGAAGGTCGGGCGGGAGAAGCTGCACGACTACCTGGAAAAATTCGGTTTCGGCGCGTTGACCGGCCTGGACATGCCGGGAGAGGTCCGGGGGATTCTCCGACCGGCCTCGGATTGGTACCCCCTGGACACGGCCTGCGCCAGCTTCGGCCAAGGGATTGCCGTGACGCCGATTCAGCTCGTCCGGGCCTACGCGGTCATCGCCAACGGGGGGTGGCTGGTCCAGCCGAGCATCGTGTCCGACGATGATTCGCGAAAACCGCACCCCAGGCGGGTTATCAGCCCCGAAACCGCCGCCGCCCTCCGCGAGATTCTCGTTGGATCGGTGGAGCGCGGACTGGGCAAGGACGCCTTGGGGTCGGGCTACACCGTGGGGGGCAAGACGGGCACCGCCCAGAAGATCGGCGAGATGGGATATCTGGCGGGCAAGCGCTACATCGCCAGCTTCATCGGCTTCGCCCCGGCACAGGACCCTGCGCTGGTCTTGTTGATAATCGTGGACGAACCAAGACCCATCTACGGGGGTGGACCGGTCTGCGGGGACGTCGGAAACCCGTTGAATCTGTTGGGGTTGAACGCCCGGAGAACCGCCGCGGCACTCGCCGCCAGGGGTGCGCCGGTCGAGATGCGCGGGAGTGGTCGGGTGGTCTCGGTTTCCAACGGCGTGGACGCCCTGTCGGTCCGACTGGCGGGCTCGAGGTGA